Proteins encoded by one window of Pseudomonas coleopterorum:
- a CDS encoding AAA family ATPase, protein MYLSVLKLDNFRQFGQANHGLQVTFNPGVTALVGENDAGKTAVIDAIRYVLQTRDAEYLKLQLEDFHIDDSGAQASTITLRCTLDGLSKAELGAFAEYVTYKNSVGRLHIHWSATRVQGSTLTRRWVDVSVRSGENGEGPSLDAGARLLLATAYLKPLRDAEREMSPGRNSRLSQVLSSFPSIDVGNAFDTATPPASPVDAEALGIAGMGDYMRYLVNKHSAMGGYDHDNGCDHNQVGRQWMLFQVAQ, encoded by the coding sequence GTGTACCTATCTGTTTTGAAGCTAGACAATTTCCGCCAGTTTGGCCAGGCCAACCATGGCTTGCAGGTCACCTTCAACCCAGGTGTCACCGCGCTGGTTGGGGAAAATGATGCAGGTAAAACGGCAGTCATCGATGCGATCCGGTATGTACTGCAAACTCGTGATGCCGAATACCTGAAGCTGCAACTAGAAGACTTCCATATCGATGACAGCGGAGCTCAGGCCAGCACCATTACGTTGAGGTGCACATTAGATGGTTTGAGTAAGGCCGAACTGGGTGCGTTCGCTGAGTATGTTACCTACAAGAACAGCGTAGGTCGGCTGCACATCCATTGGTCAGCCACGCGCGTCCAAGGCTCAACGCTCACCCGCAGATGGGTGGATGTTTCAGTGCGTTCCGGAGAGAACGGGGAAGGGCCGTCCCTGGATGCAGGGGCCCGTCTTCTGCTCGCCACTGCGTACCTGAAACCATTGCGTGATGCAGAGCGCGAGATGTCGCCAGGCCGCAATTCTCGGCTCTCTCAGGTTTTGAGCAGCTTCCCAAGCATCGATGTCGGAAACGCTTTCGATACCGCGACCCCGCCTGCTAGCCCCGTTGATGCAGAAGCGTTGGGCATTGCTGGTATGGGCGACTACATGCGGTATCTGGTGAACAAGCACAGCGCTATGGGTGGCTACGACCACGACAACGGTTGCGACCATAACCAGGTTGGTCGACAGTGGATGCTGTTTCAGGTTGCGCAGTGA
- a CDS encoding AAA family ATPase, with amino-acid sequence MATAQQIIALLSSHNQGDEEQFLSIALQVAAAEARRGRNDVAAELKTLVDTARKRGQSKSRQGPSHEQVAIPISKPRGELENLLSVAYPKSQLQDLILDESKSNRLRRLIHQQRQRDKLRAHGMPPSSRLLLVGPPGAGKTLTASVLSGELQLPLFTIRLETLITRYMGETASKLRLIFDHLNTVRAIYLFDEFDAIGGRRNADNDVGEMRRVLNSFLQFLEEPNSTDSLVVATTNHPELLDKALFRRFDEVIEYALPDAKGIKAVIEMCMSAYLPKRMSWAKIGTVASGLSQAEISRAAAEVIKDLILHDAKQASVEQIVAALLQRHELKDTLSGLGPS; translated from the coding sequence ATGGCTACGGCCCAACAAATCATTGCTCTGCTAAGCAGCCATAATCAGGGGGATGAGGAGCAATTCCTCTCAATCGCCTTGCAGGTTGCGGCCGCTGAAGCGAGACGCGGTCGGAATGATGTTGCGGCCGAGCTGAAAACGCTGGTTGATACTGCTCGGAAACGTGGACAGAGCAAATCGCGTCAGGGGCCGAGCCATGAGCAGGTTGCCATTCCGATTTCTAAACCTCGTGGCGAACTGGAAAACCTTCTCTCTGTAGCCTACCCAAAATCTCAGCTGCAAGATTTGATCTTGGATGAGTCCAAGAGTAACCGGTTGAGGAGGCTAATCCACCAACAGCGTCAGCGGGATAAGCTGAGAGCTCATGGCATGCCTCCTAGTTCGCGGCTACTTCTGGTGGGACCTCCTGGCGCCGGCAAGACGTTGACTGCTTCCGTTTTATCCGGGGAGCTCCAGCTGCCTTTATTTACCATCCGCCTAGAAACGCTAATCACCCGTTACATGGGTGAAACTGCATCCAAATTACGTTTGATTTTTGACCATCTCAATACAGTACGCGCAATATACCTCTTCGATGAATTTGATGCGATTGGGGGGCGGCGTAACGCTGATAACGACGTTGGCGAAATGCGCCGCGTCTTAAACTCCTTTCTTCAGTTCTTGGAAGAACCTAATAGCACTGATAGCCTAGTGGTGGCGACTACGAATCATCCAGAGCTCCTTGATAAAGCGCTTTTCCGACGATTTGATGAAGTAATCGAGTACGCCCTGCCGGATGCTAAGGGTATAAAAGCGGTTATAGAGATGTGTATGAGCGCCTATCTTCCCAAAAGAATGTCATGGGCCAAGATCGGCACTGTTGCTTCAGGTCTCAGTCAAGCTGAGATCAGCCGTGCGGCGGCTGAAGTCATAAAAGACTTGATTCTCCACGATGCTAAGCAGGCATCTGTCGAGCAGATTGTAGCCGCACTTCTGCAACGGCATGAACTCAAAGATACTCTTTCAGGATTAGGCCCTAGCTGA